The DNA window TCGAAGCCTCGGGTACTTTCCCTGAACTTTTGGAGCTTATTTATCAACTTCAGGTTGGCTACTTCTTCGCAAGAATTACCCGTTGCGTTATATCTCCAGACTCCTCAGCCGATCCTAGTAAACTCAAAATACAATTAAACATCGGCTTCTTTAGCAAAAGCGCAAACTAATACCCATGCGATTTCATCTCTCAGTCACGTTAACCATTCTGCTACTGCCTTTCTTAAGCATGCAAGCCGCCGCAATCCCGTTTGATGCCGCGGGGTTTGAAAAGGTGATCAGCATTAAAGAAAGAGAGGCTATGCTTGCTGAAGGAAATCGAAATATTAATTTGCAAGACCTTCAACCCTACCCTGACTTCGCACTATACCCAAACCCGTTTGTCTTTGAAGCGGTTCGTTATAAAAAAAACCAATCGCAAACTCAGCCAAAGGATATGACACCCGGTAAACAAGGCCCGCCGGATGATGAAATCCTCAAAACCATTATTAGCCTGGTCAACCCAACCGGTTACATGATTCGTGGCGATTATAAAGTTCTCATTTTTGATAAAAACAAAGTAGCGGAAGGAGAATCTTTCATCGCAACCGTAAACTTCCGCCCCTACATTATTGTTGTTGAATCAATCAACAAATCAAATTATATTTTACGTTTAAATAAAGCCACTATTTCAAAAAAGCTCGGCCCCGCAACCCAGGGTACAGTTCGTCTGTCTAGTGAAGATACCCATGATGTTAACATAAACTTTGATAACCCTTATATCAAAAGAGCTAAACCGGAAAATAATAATACCTCAACAGAAGCAACTACCCCTCCCGAGCCAAAACCCGAGCCCGACCAACCCGAAATTTCTAAGCCTTAATGACCTTTATGCGAAAACTCATCCCCTCTCTGGCACTTTTTGTCTTAACGCTTCCTCTGCTCGGCCAGGGATTGCAAAGCGATGAAGAAGCACAACCGGAAATCTCCCCTTCAGTGATCGATTTTTCTTCCGAAAATCAAGCTCCCCTAGAGTCGAAAACAAATTTTCAAAACATCCCAGAGCTCTTTCCTCAACCCACGAGCACAAGTGGCGTCACTCTAGAATTCCCATCAGATACCACGACTCAAGAACCAACTTCTATATCAGATGATGAATTGATTTCCGTTGACTTTCCTGAAGAGGAAATTCGTACCATCATCCGTAATGTCTCAGACCTTTACGAACTCAACGTAATCATCCCAGACAGCCTCATCGGCAGTACTTCCATAAAACTGCGTAACGTCACCTGGCGCCAAATCTTTAAAATCGTCCTGAAACCCGTTGGCTTCACGTTCACTGAGGATAGAAACATTATTTATATCGTTTCCCTCGATGAGTTAAATCAGGAGCCCATGGCTCTGCGCACTTACAGTATTAAATATGCTACCGCAGAAGAGGTTGCCACTTCGCTCAGGCCTCTTATTGAAGGTGGCGGTGGCGGTGGCCAAATTCAGGTCGATAAACGCTCCAATTCCATAATCATTCGTGACCGTCCTTCAACCTTGGCCGAGATTGAACAACTGCTCGCAACTTCCCCTCTCGATAAGCCACGCGAACAAGTGTTAATCGAAACTAAGCTTGTTGAAATGAACGATAACGATGACGGAGCCCTGGGCTTTGACTGGAGTTCTCTTGCCGCTCTAGATGTCTTCAAAACAGGTTTTGATTACCTCTACGAACCGGTTAATGTTGGCTCAAGAACAACAACGAATGCTATTCCGAATTCTCTGATCACCACCCCGATTCCACAACCCAGTGGCACACGCGCACACATCGCTTTCTTTAACGCGAACCAATTTAACGTCCTACTCAATGCCATAGAAACAAAAACGGACAGTAAGCTCGTCTCTAACCCAACTATTATCACCCTTAATAACCAAACGGCCACCATGTTGGTTGCAGATAAATACCCGGTCATCACAACCCGTTTCAATAGCCAAACAGGTACCTACGAAGCTAGTGACCCGATTATTCTCGATCTGGGGTTGACACTAGAGGTCACACCATTTGTTAACATGGGTGCGGACTTGATTACCCTCCACCTTAAGCCAAAAGTGAGCCGAAAAGGAGCAGACGTTGTTTCTTTAGGCGTGACTTATCCGATTGAAGAAGCTCGACAATTTGATACCTGGATAAGTGTTCGCAACGGTTACACAGCTGCCCTGAGCGGTTTCATCCGTCGTGATATCCAAGATGTCGTTAACAAAGTTCCTATTTTTGGTGACATTCCTGGATTAGGAAAACTCTTTTCCTCAAAAGCCAAAGTACATAATAAGCGTAACTTAATTATGTTCATCACCGCCCGAACATTGAGCCCGGAAGGTGCTACGTATAAGGACATTATTGATCCTCGCCTCTTCAACGCTTTAAAGCTCAATGCTAGCGATGTACCCGGCTATGCCTTTGATAATCAAGTTCCCGGTCTAGAGCGCATGTCTCCCGCAGAACGCAAGTTGATCGAAGACCTTCAAAAAGAGCGTAATAAAGAATCTGATGAAAAAGCTAGACTCCAACTGGAAACAAATCTGATTCGTGAAAAACAAGCTTTTGCTTCTGAAATGAAGAAAGTGAAAAACGAAAAAGACAAAAAACGCTCACGAGAGGCTCGCAATAAGAAAAACAAAGCGCAAACCCTCTCCGGCACAGATAGTACAAGTACCGATCAAACCACGGAAACATCCACTTCAAGCCGTTCTCGCAGAAGTCGCAGTCGCTAGGTTTTTACACAATTGCCAACAACAAAAAAGATCATGGTATATACCATGATCTTTTTTTGTTCTTATGAAAGAGCCTAATTATTTCCCTCTGTTGCATTTTGTTGTCCTACAGGGGATTTAAGCAGGTCAACAAACTTCTTAACAGTTCCTTTTATTTCATGGCTTACCTTCTTAACATTCTCATCGAAATCTTTGTTAACATTCCCCCATCTCAAACTCGATTCTTTGCAACAATAATAAAAGGTAACATCCCATATTACAATCCCCCCTTTCATTTTTTATCGCAATTCTCATCCCATTCCGCCATCGTAAATGTTTACTTTAACAAAACATGGCAAACGCATCTCTCGTAGCAAATTCACCCAGAAAATTAAGCTTTACGGATATTATAGGCTCGATTGAACCTCATTTTAAAGCACTCGATCATTTTCTCTCCGCACAGACAAATGAAATTGAGCCCGAGCTTCATGAACTTGCTCAATACTGCATCAACCTGTCCGGTAAGCGTATACGCGCCTCTTTAGTTTTTCTAAGTGGTTGGACTTCAGATAATATTGTATCCAGTGATCTCGTCCATATTGCGGCCATAATCGAATTAGTCCACTTGGCAACTCTTGTCCATGATGATATTTTAGATAAGGCCTTCATCCGAAGGAACAAAGCAACACTGTCTCAAAAATTTGGCAATAATGAAGCCATATTGTTCGGAGACGCTCTGTTCTCACACTCGCTCAAAATAGCGTCCGATTTCCCCACAACCCTCGTCTGTCGATCCATCGCAGAAGCCACTCGCCGCGTTTGTGCCGGCGAAATAGCCCAAACGTTTTTTAAAAACAACACACCCATTTCTCTCACCCAATACTACCGTATCATAGACCTCAAAACAGCTGAGCTCTTTCGCGTAGCCTGCGCTCTGGGAGCTACTTTTTCATCCGATAATCAAGCCTTTCATGAAGCTGCCGCTAACTTCGGCCGCTCACTCGGTATTGCCTACCAAATTTATGATGACTTAATCGACTTCTTTGGTGAAGAAGATACGATCGGTAAAACCCTCGGCACCGACCTCAATGAACGCCGCTACACACTTCCCGTTATTTTGTTAATGGAGAACGTCGCTCCCGAAGACCGCAAGCAACTCCAAACCCTTCTTGCATCCCAGGAAAATTGTTTCGAGCACGTGAAGGCCCTCATGGACAAGCATCAGATTAAGGATGCCGTTGTCCAGTCATTATTACAAGAATTAGAAACGGCGGAAGCGAGCCTCAAACCATTTGAAGCTCTTCCCGCAGTACCAAAGTTGCTAGCGATTAAAGCCTTCCTCCTTCAAAAGGTCCAAGACTTATAAACGAATACTATTCCTCAGTTAGCAAACTTGGATCAATATCAAAGTTTGTGTGTACACTTTTGACATCCTCTAAGTCCTCAAGCTTTTGAAAAAGTTGTAACACTTTTTTCGCCATCTCGGGGTCCGTTACCGCAACTGTAGTATTGGGTATATAGACTAACTCAGCAGCCTCACAGCTTATTTTATTATCTTCAAAAGCCTTTGCTATTTTATCAAAATCATTCACGGCGCACAGCACTTCAAAGTGATCTTCTTCAACTTGAATATCCTCAGCACCCGCTAACAAAGCCACTTCAAACAAGCGCTCTTCATTGACCTTTTCGGCATCAATCAAAAATTGGCCCTTGTGTTGAAAATTATAAGCCAACGCCCCCGCTCCGGCAAGGTTACCCCCAGCCTTAGAAAAGGTGCTGCGAACTTCGGAAGCGCTGCGATTCTTATTGTCAGTCGTCACTTCAACAATAAAACCCACACCACCCGGGCCATAACCCTCATAAAGGAGCTGCAGAATCTCAACGCCTCCTAGCTCCCCAGTTCCTTTTTTAATAGCACGTTCAATATTATCGGCAGGCATATTCGCTGCCTTGGCATTGTTAATCACCGTACGCAAGCGCGAGTTGAACTCGGGGTCGCCCCCGCCCGCACGCGCTGCTATTGTGATTTCCTTGCCGTATATGCTAAAGAGTTTCCCCCTTTTCGCGTCTATTGCTGCCTTATGACGTTTTGTCGTCGCCCACTTACTATGACCAGACATATATTTTAATACTTTAAAAGAATTACTTTTTCTTTGACTTCAGACCTTTTGTCTTCGAATTTTTCCTCTGAGACTTTGTATCAAGCACCACAGGAGCTACTACGACAGGATCCTTCATCTTTTTCATCAGGCTCTGCTGTAGGATAGTCAACAAGTTTTGAACCGTCCAATACAACACCAAACCTGAAGGGAAATTATAACAGAAAATTAGGAAAATAAACGGCATAAGCTGGAATATCTTCTTCTGCATATTGTCCGTTGTAGGCGTAGGCGTCGAACGCATCTGCCAGAACATAGACAACGCCATAATAAACGGCAGTATATTTACAGGGAAGCCCGATACAAAGCCAACGGTATCCGGTACAGAAAGGTCATGTATCCACAGGAAGTTCGCAAAGCGAAGTTCTGAAGAGGTACGTAACATAAAATACAAGCCCAAGAAGATCGGCAACTGCACCAATAATGGTAAACAGCCCGCTGCAGGGTTCACTTTATTCTCTTTGAAGAGACGCATCGTCTCCGTCTGTATTTTCTGAGGGTTATCCTTATACTTCTCCTTAAGCTCTTGCAAAGGCTTTTGTATCTTTGCCATCCGGCTCGCAGAGCGCACTTGTATAGCAGTCAACGGCCACAAAATTAATTTAATGATGACGGTTACGAAAATGATCGTTAAGCCCCAGTTTGGCACAATGCTATGTACCCACTTCATCATCACAAGCAATATCTGGCTTATATAGCGGAAGAAACCAAACTGCATAATCAGGTCTTGCTTCTGCCCCATCGCCTCAAGTCTTGTATACTCCTTAGGCCCTACATAATATTCCATGCCTATCAAGCGGTCTTTGCCAGACTCTATCTGCCCGATGCTAAATTCTAAACTTCCCATCAATCCTTCTTCATAAGAATCCTTACCAAGGTCGATTGTGCTTACATAGATACCATTCGCTGGTATCTCAGGTGTCAATACACTCGTAAAGAACTGGTTTTTAATGGAGCCCCAAATCACCGGACGAACGGATTTATAAACTTCCGTTGCAGCAGATTTCTTTCCAATTCCAAAAAACCCTTTTGAATCATGAAAAGTACCTATTTTGACAAATTCCGCATCATGGCCGTTATAATAACCAAAATTCAAATACTCACCAAAGGTATCCCCTTCCGTTGGAGGGTAAGCACCAATCGCAACAAATAAACTCTTCAAATCAATATCGTCAGAGCTTTTATTAACAAAACGCGTCTCGTGCGACACAATATAAGGATCATTTTTGTCCTCGTTATCAGTAATGCTATACCCGCGATAAATCTCTATGCCTTCCGGGGTTTTTGCGCCAAATAGTATCTTATCGTTGCCTTGACTAATCAATTCAAACTGCGGCGCGTAATCTTTTAAACTACCGTCACTTCCTAGGTAAGCTAAGGCCAAAGCCGCTTTCTTACTGTATTTATTAAATACATACGGATCCGGATCCCCCTGTGCTTCAGGGTATTTCTTAAGCGCAATATCCTTAATGCCGCCACCTCTCGTTGTGAAGCGTACATTTATAAAATCATTCTCTAAACTATAAACCTGCTCTGCAACCTCGGGGAACTCTTTTGCAAGCTCCTTTTCTTCCGAAACCACCCTAAACAAGCCGTTTTCTTCGTCTGTTGGTTGGCTGATTTTCGTAAACCGTTTTCCTTCTCCGGTTAACTTCGGCTCCTTGTCCGTCTCAGTATATGTCTTTATCTCTTGTTCTTGGCTTACCAATGCGCGAGACTGCTCTGCACGTTCGGTTGTTACTTTGCTCTGCCAAAACATGAGTCCAAATGCTGCTACCAGCAACACTGCCCCAATTAAACCATTCTTTTTGTCCATAATATTCAATAAAGTGACTAGTTAACTTCTTTTTTTTAAAAATGTAAAGGTTTTAGGTACCGGATCCTCTCCTCCTTCATGAAATGGCTGGCATTTTGATAACCGTGCCACCATTAGCCACGTGCCTTTTAAGAAACCATGCGCCTTATATGCCTCAATCGCATAGGTGGAACAAGTGGGAGTGAAACGACATCTCACAGAAGCCCCAAATACAGCCACAATAGCAGGAGAAAGCACGTACTGGTACCCCCGCAACAACAGCACCATTATAAATGCCATTGGCTTGCGAATCATGAAGGCATATCCTCATCATTTGGCTTCATCTGCGATGCTTCTTTACTGATGCGGTCACACGCTTTTAAAAAACGCCCTTCAACTTCGCTGTAGGCAGACTCCGTCACCCCGGATCTAGCAATCACCAAGAGATCACAATGCTTAGGCAACTTTTCCTGGTTTAAACGAAAGATCTCCCTAAAAATCCGTTTTGCTCGATTTCTGACAACAGCATTCCCAACTCGGGAAGACGCAACCAGCCCCAACCGTGGCAACCCCGTTTCTTCGGGCCTCAATTGCCACAAAACAACAAAAGACCCACAATTGATCCGTTTTCCTGAACTTTTCAGGCTTACGAAATCAAGTGCACGCCGAATATGTTGGCAATGCCTAAATCGCATTAACTTACCGCGGAACCGCGATTGGATCAAACAGGAGATGCTGCTAAACGAGCACGTCCCTTACGACGCTTATTAGCCAATATCTTGCGCCCAGCGCTTGTCTTTAAATACTTACGGAACCCACATTTACGTGCGC is part of the Verrucomicrobia bacterium CG1_02_43_26 genome and encodes:
- a CDS encoding transcriptional regulator is translated as MSGHSKWATTKRHKAAIDAKRGKLFSIYGKEITIAARAGGGDPEFNSRLRTVINNAKAANMPADNIERAIKKGTGELGGVEILQLLYEGYGPGGVGFIVEVTTDNKNRSASEVRSTFSKAGGNLAGAGALAYNFQHKGQFLIDAEKVNEERLFEVALLAGAEDIQVEEDHFEVLCAVNDFDKIAKAFEDNKISCEAAELVYIPNTTVAVTDPEMAKKVLQLFQKLEDLEDVKSVHTNFDIDPSLLTEE
- a CDS encoding membrane protein insertion efficiency factor YidD, translated to MIRKPMAFIMVLLLRGYQYVLSPAIVAVFGASVRCRFTPTCSTYAIEAYKAHGFLKGTWLMVARLSKCQPFHEGGEDPVPKTFTFLKKRS
- a CDS encoding ribonuclease P protein component, producing the protein MRFRHCQHIRRALDFVSLKSSGKRINCGSFVVLWQLRPEETGLPRLGLVASSRVGNAVVRNRAKRIFREIFRLNQEKLPKHCDLLVIARSGVTESAYSEVEGRFLKACDRISKEASQMKPNDEDMPS